A DNA window from Bacillota bacterium contains the following coding sequences:
- a CDS encoding winged helix-turn-helix domain-containing protein — protein sequence MLEALFRSRVVVKLIAYFLKHPDEEVYLREISREVAEPASAVRRDLKRLEAIGFLSSRKYGNHKYFAVRQDFPIFPELKSLFLKTEGAVEFLREGLAKYKDIQLAFAYGAFAERPLASINEIELVIVGSVNGSKLDNLIENLQKKLGRKIYCTHYTPDRFRYLLEKKDPSLEAVLDGEKLVLVANVNQN from the coding sequence ATGTTAGAGGCACTATTTAGGTCCCGGGTTGTTGTAAAGTTAATTGCATATTTTTTAAAACACCCGGATGAGGAGGTCTACTTAAGGGAGATCAGTCGGGAGGTCGCAGAGCCGGCCAGTGCCGTACGGCGTGACCTGAAGCGGCTGGAGGCAATAGGCTTTCTAAGTTCAAGGAAGTACGGCAACCACAAATATTTTGCGGTAAGACAGGACTTCCCGATTTTTCCCGAGCTTAAAAGCTTGTTTTTAAAAACCGAGGGTGCAGTTGAGTTTCTACGTGAGGGCCTTGCTAAGTATAAGGACATACAGCTTGCCTTCGCATATGGTGCCTTCGCGGAGAGGCCGCTTGCAAGCATAAATGAGATAGAACTCGTCATTGTGGGATCGGTAAACGGTAGCAAGCTAGATAACCTTATTGAGAACCTGCAAAAGAAATTGGGCAGAAAGATATATTGCACTCACTATACTCCAGATAGATTCAGATATCTGCTTGAGAAAAAGGACCCATCACTAGAAGCGGTATTAGACGGGGAGAAACTTGTGCTTGTCGCAAATGTGAATCAGAATTAA